DNA from Streptomyces sp. NBC_01476:
GTCGCTCGAAGCACTTCACAGCTTCAGCAGCCCACACAGCACGCGCAGCCCACCCACCACGTGTGCTACGCGCGCAACCACCACCCCGGCTGCACCAGGAACAGCACGGAAAGGCAGGGCCGCCACGTGGCGAAGGCAGGGTCGGGAACGACGGTACGGCGGGGGGTCACCGCCAGGCGGCTGCTCGGCGTGGCACTGGCGGCGGTGCTCGCCGCGACCGCGCTGGCCGGCTGCAGCAGCACCGGCGGCAAGCGTGCGGAGGACCGCGCCAAGAAGCTCGCCGCGAACGGCTCGGCGGTGAACACCCCGCACTGGACCTTCGCGATGGTCACCCACTCGGGAGCCGGCGACTCCTTCTGGGACATCGTGCAGAGCGGCGCCAAGCAGGCCGCCGCCAAGGACAACATCAAGTTCGTCTACTCCAGCAGCGACCAGGCCAACGAGCAGGCACAGCTCGTCCAGGCCGCCATCGACAGCCATGTGGACGGGCTGGTGGTCACCCTCGCCAAGCCCGACGCGATGAAGGCCGTGGTGGCCAGGGCCGAGAAGGCCGGCATCCCGGTGATCACCATCAACTCCGGCTCCGAGGAGTCCGCCGAGTTCGGCGCGATCACCCACATCGGCCAGGACGAGACCATCGCCGGACAGGCGGTCGGCACCGAACTGGACAAGCGCGGCAAGAAGCACGCCCTGTGTGTGCTGCACGAGCAGGGCAACGTGGGCCACGAGCAGCGCTGCGCCGGCGTCAAGGACACCTTCTCCGGCACCATGGACAAGCTCTACGTCAACGGCACCAACATGCCCGACGTGCAGTCCGCGATCACCGCAAAGCTCCAGTCCGACAAGTCCATCGACGCGGTGGTCACTCTCGGCGCGCCCTTCGCCGCCACCGCCGCCAAGTCCAGGAGCGAGGCCGGCTCCACGGCCGAGATCGACACCTTCGACCTCAACGCGCAGGTCGCCACCTCGCTCAAGGACGGCACCATCGGTTTCGCCGTCGACCAGCAGCCGTACCTCCAGGGGTACGAGGCGATCGACCTGCTGTGGCTCTACCGCTACAACGGCGACACCCTCGGCGGCGGCAAGCCGGTCCTCACCGGCCCGCAGATCGTCACCAAGGACGACGCCGACGCCCTGCTCAGCTACACCAAGCGGGGCACCCGATGAGCGTGCTGACCGCCAACGACCCGGGTGAGCTGGACGAACGGCTCGCGCCGCGCTCGCTGACCCGGCGGCTGCTGGGGCGGCCGGAACTCGGCGCGGTGGTCGGCGCCGCGGCCGTCTTCGTCTTCTTCTCGATCGTTGCCGATTCGTTTCTGCAGGCGTCGAGCCTGGGCACGGTGCTCTACGCGTCCTCCACCATCGGGATCATGGCGGTGCCGGTGGCGCTGCTGATGATCGGCGGCGAGTTCGACCTGTCGGCCGGTGTGATGGTGACCAGCTCCGCGCTGGTCTCCTCGATGTTCAGCTACCAGATGACCGCCAACGTCTGGGTTGGCGTCGGTGTCTCGCTGCTGGTCACGCTGGCGATCGGTGCCTTCAATGGCGTCATGCTGGTCCGCACCAGACTGCCCAGCTTCATCATCACGCTGGGCACCTTCCTGATGCTCACCGGCCTCAACCTCGGGGTGACGAAGCTGATCAGCGGCACCGTCTCCACCAAGTCGATCGGTGACATGGAGGGCTTCCCGACCGCCCGTGACCTGTTCGCCTCGCACTGGACGGTCGGCTCGGTCGACCTCCAGGTGACCATCCTGTGGTGGCTGGGCCTGGTCGCGGTCGCCACCTGGGTGCTGCTGCGCACCCGCGCGGGCAACTGGATCTTCGCGGCCGGCGGCAACGCGGAAGCGGCCCGCGCGGTCGGCGTCCCGGTGGCCCGTACCAAGGTCGGGCTCTACATGGCGGTCGCCTTCTGCGCCTGGATCTCCGGGCAGCACCTGCTCTTCTCGTTCGATGTGGTGCAGTCCGGCGAGGGCGTCGGCAACGAGTTCCTGTACATCATCGCGGCCGTCATCGGCGGCTGCCTGATGACCGGCGGCTACGGCAGTGCCTTCGGCTCCGCGGTCGGCGCGTTCATCTTCGGCATGACCAGCAAGGGCATCGTGTACGCGCAGTGGAACCCGGACTGGTTCAAGTTCTTCCTCGGAGTGATGCTGCTGATCGCCACCCTGCTCAACGCGGTGGTCCGGTTGCGGGCGGAGGCCAACAAGTGAGCACCCTGACCGCCACCGACCGGTCCCGGCGGGTCCCGCTGGTCGAACTGACCGACGTCTCCAAGTCCTACGGGAACGTCCTGGCCCTGCGGGGCGTCTCCCTCGAAGTGCACGCCGGAGAGATCAGCTGCGTCCTGGGGGACAACGGAGCGGGCAAGTCCACCCTGATCAAGATCATCGCCGGGCTGCACCCGCACGACTCCGGCCGTTACGCGGTCGAGGGCGAGGAAGTCCGGCACACCTCACCCCGGCAGGCCCTGGACCGTGGTATCGCCACCGTCTACCAGGACCTCGCGGTGGTCCCGCTGATGCCGGTGTGGCGGAACTTCTTCCTCGGCTCCGAGCCCACCAAGGGCCGCGGGCCGCTGCGCCGGCTGGACACCGCCACCATGCGCGGCACCACCCGGCAGGCGCTGCTGCGGATGGGGATCGACCTGCGGGACGTCGACCAGCCGATCGGCACTCTGTCAGGTGGCGAACGCCAGTGCGTGGCCATCGCCCGCGCGGTGCATTTCGGTGCGAGGGTTCTGGTACTCGACGAACCGACCGCCGCACTGGGCGTCCGGCAGTCCGGAATGGTGCTGAAGTACGTGGCCGCGGCCCGGGACGCGGGCCTCGGGGTGGTGCTGATCACCCACAATCCGCACCACGCCTACCTGGTCGGTGACCGTTTCGTCCTGCTCAAGCGCGGCACCATGTCGGGCAGCCACCTCAAGCGGGACATTACGCTTGACGAGCTGACCCGGGAGATGGCCGGAGGCAGCGAGCTTGACGAGCTGACCCATGAACTGAGCCGTACGACGCCCGACCCGACTGAGGAAGGGGAACCGCGCCGTACATCCACCGACAGCACTGACCCGGAGATCAACGCTTGAGTGCCAATCGTGAACGTGTCTACCGCGGCGGCGCCGCCCGGGCCACGGTGTGGCAGAACGTCGGCATGCGCGACCGCAGGGAGCGCCGCTCGCATCTGACCGCGCCCCGTGTCCCCACTGTCGGCATCGACATCGGCGGCACCAAGGTGATGGCCGGGGTGGTGGACGCGGACGGGACCATCCTGGAGAAGATCCGCGCCGAGACGCCGGACAAGTCCAAGAGCCCCAAGGTCGTCGAGGACACCATCGTCGAGCTGGTGCTCGACCTGTCGGAGCGGCACGACGTGCACGCGGTCGGCATCGGTGCCGCAGGATGGGTGGACGCCGACCGCTCCCGGGTGCTCTTCGCCCCGCACCTCGCCTGGCGCGACGAGCCGCTGCGCGAGCGCCTGGCCGAACGGCTGCTGGTGCCGGTGATGGTCGACAACGACGCCAACACCGCCGCCTGGGCCGAGTGGCGGTTCGGCGCCGGCCGCGGCGAGAGCGACCTGGTGATGATCACCCTCGGCACCGGCATCGGCGGCGCCATCCTGGAGGACGGTCACGTCAAGCGGGGCCGTTACGGGGTGGCGGGCGAGTTCGGCCATATGCAGGTGGTGCCCGGCGGGCACCGCTGCGCCTGCGGCAACCGCGGCTGCTGGGAGCAGTACAGCTCCGGCAACGCGCTGGTCCGCGAGGCCAGGGAACTGGCCGCCCAGGACTCCCCGGTGGCGTACGGGATCATCGACCGGGTCGGCGGCAACATCCGCGACATCACCGGCCCGATGATCACCGAGCTGGCCCGCCAGGGCGACCCGATGTGCATCGAACTCTTCCAGGACATGGGGCAGTGGCTCGGCGTCGGCATCGCCAACCTGGCCGCCGCCCTCGACCCCTCCTGCTTCGTCATCGGCGGCGGCGTGAGCGCCGCCGACGACCTGCTGATCAACCCGGCCCGGGACGCCTTCCGGCGCAACCTCACCGGCCGCGGCTACCGTCCGGAAGCACGCATCGTCAAGGCCGAACTCGGCCCGGAGGCCGGCATGGTCGGCGCCGCGGACCTGGCCCGGCTGGTCGCCCGCCGCTTCCGCCGCGCCAATCGGCGGCGCGTCGAGCGGTACGAGCGCTACGGTCGGGTCTACGGGCGACAGGCGGCCGATTCATGACCGCGACCCCCGGGCAGCAGCACACCGCGCGGCTGCCCGGCCCCTCGTCGGAGCCCGGGGCGGCCGGGGAGAGCGAGGCGGATTCCGCCGATCCGGCGGATCCGGCAGACTTGCCCGGACAGCCGGGTCCGCCGGACGCGTCAGGGCCGGACGATCCGTTCGGCCCGGTCGCGGCAGGCGGCGGGGAAACGGTTCCGGCCGGTGCCCCGGAAGCGGCCGCGGACCCCGCCGGGTCCGCCGTGTCCCTGGAGTCCCCCGGAGCCACGGGGCCCAATGGGCCCAATGGCCTCACCGGAACCTCCGGGTCCACGGGATCCCCCGGGGCCCCCGAACCTTCCGACCCCTCCGAGCAGATGAGCCCCTCGCAGACCATCCCGCCCCAGCACTCCGCAGCCGGCACCGGCCACCCCCGGTCCGGCGACCCGCACGCCCCGCGCGACCTTCCGCGCTGGGTGCGCTGGACCGTGCTCCCGCTGCTGGTCGTGGTGCCCATCGGCTACGTCGCCATCTCCGCCGAGCAGAGCCGCGACAGCGGCATGGACAAGCAGCAGGAGGCCGCCGCCCGGCACCTGACCCGGCACTGGCCCAGCGGGCTGCAGCAGCGCATCTACCAGGTGGAGTTCCCGACCGAGTCCCACCACCCCGGCTACCTGGAGACCAACTCCTGGGACGTCAGCGTCTTCTACGCGCAGTTCAGCACCACCGCGGGCGGCCTGGACACCTTCCTGGCCAAGATCGGCACCAGCCGTACCGCGCTGCGCATGGGCAACACCGCGATCAGCCCCGCCCAGGCCAAGGCGGCCGGCTGGAACTTCGACGTCCCGCGCTCGTACGCCGGCGTCTCCCTGCACCAGGTCGGCGACAAGCCCGACCACGAGATCATCGTGGATCTGACCAACCCCGACGCTCCGACGGTGTACGTGGTGTCCACCGTCAACTTCCAGCACGGCTTCGGGGGCGGGTGATCCGCGGCTGCTCCGCGGCAGACCCCGCCCCCGCCGTCACTCGACAGCACTCGATAGCGTGAGGCGATGAGCGAGACGACCGACCAGGCCGCCCCCGTGTACGACACGTTCAGCGACGGGTACGACGACCGTGACGACCTGCTGCAGCCGCCGCTGCAGTACCGCTTCGACGGCCCCGACGACGCCCCGGTGCTCGTCCTGGGCCCGGCGCTGGGCTCGACCTGGCACATGTGGGACCGCCAACTGCCGGTGCTCGCCGGTGAGTGGCGGGTCCTGCGCTACGAGCTGCCAGGACACGGCGGCGCGCCCGCCGATCCCGCCTACTCGGTCGACGACCTGGCCAGGCGGCTGCTCGCGGTGCTCGACGACGAAGGCATCGACAGCTTCGGCTACGCCGGCTGCGGCCTCGGCGCGGCCATCGGCGCCCGGCTGGCCCTGCTGCGGCCGGACCGGGTCGCCGCGCTCGCCCTGGTCTCGGCCGCCGCCCGGTATGCCACCGCCGACGCCTGGCGGCAGCGCGGCGTCGTGGTCCGCGCCAACGGCCTGGACCGTACCGCCCACGCCACCCCCGAGCGCTGGTTCACCGAGGCGTTCCTGGCCACCCAGCCGGCCATCACCCAGTGGGCGGTGCAGATGGTCAGAAGCACCGACGCCGCCTGCTACGTGGCCGCCTGCGAGGCGCTGGCGGCCTTCGACATCCGCGACGACATCGGCGGCATCACGGTGCCGACCCTGGTGGTGGCCGGGGCCGACGACTCCGAGACCCCGCCCGCCGACGCCCGGCTGCTGGTGGCCGGCATACCGGACGCCCGGCTCGCGGTGGTCCCCGCGACCGGGCACCTCGCCCCTGTCGAGGAGCCGACCGCGGTCGGCGACCTGCTGGCCCGGCACTTCCGGGCCGCCTGGGCGGACCACACGCCGGCGCCCGCGCCCTTCGCGCCCGCCCCGCCGCCGGTCGCGCCCCGTACCCCCGTGCCCGCCGCGGCGCCCGCGGGACCCGACCAGTACGCCGAGGGCATGCGGCTGCGCCGCGAGCTCACCGGGGACGCCGAGGTGGACGCCGCGCTGGCCGGGGCCGAGGGCTTCGGCGCCGCGTTCGACACCTTCGCCACCCGCTACGCCTGGGGCGAGGTCTGGGGCCGTTCCGGACTCGACCGGCGCACCCGCAGCGTCATCACCCTCACCGCGCTGACCGCCCTCGGCCAGCTCGGCGAGATCGCCGAACAGACCCGCGCGGCCCTGCGCAACGGGCTGGCCGCGGCCGAGATCGAGGAGATCCTGCTGCACACCGCGGTCTACTGCGGACTGCCCGCCGCCAGGGCCGCCGTCGCCGCGGCCAGGACGGTGGTGGCGCAGGAGACGGGTGGGAAGGAATAGCCGGGCGTAGCAAGATGGAAGCATGAAGCTGACCAAGAAGCGCCATGCCTGCGTCCGGCTGCAGAAGGACGGCAGGACCCTTGTCATCGACCCGGGGGTCTTCAGCGAGGAGGACGCGGCGGTCGGCGCCGACGTCATCCTCGTCACCCACGAGCACCCCGACCACTTCAGCGAGGAACGGCTCCGTACCGGTCTGGAGAGCAACCCGGCGGCCGAGCTGTGGACGCTGGCCAGTGTCGCGGAGCAGCTCTCCGCCGCCTTCCCCGGCCGGGTGCACACCGTCGGCCACGGCGACTCCTTCACCGTCTCCGGGTTCGACGTCCAGGTCCACGGCGAACTGCACGCGGTGATCCACCCCGACATCCCCCGGATCACCAACGTCGGCTTCCTGGTGGACGGTTCGGTCTTCCACCCGGGGGACGCGCTGACCGTGCCGAACCACCCGGTCGACACCCTGCTGCTGCCGGTGCAGGCGCCCTGGAACAAGATCTCCGAGGTCATCGACTACGTCCGCGAGGTCAAGCCCCGCCGGTCGGTCGACGTGCACGACGCGCTGCTGGCCGACCTGGCCCGGCCGGTCTACGACCTGCAGATCGGCAGCCTCGGCGGCGCCGAGCACCTGCGGCTCGCCCCGGACGAGAGCACCGAGGACTGAGCCTGTCGGACCCAGCCGCTAGGTTGTCAGGCATGCGTATCGCGACCTGGAACGTCAACTCGATCACCGCCCGCCTCCCGCGGCTGCTGGCCTGGCTGGAGGGCAGCGGGACGGACGTCCTGTGTGTCCAGGAGACGAAGTCCACCGCCGAGCAGTTCCCGCACGCCGAGCTGCGCGCGCTGGGTTACGAGGCGGCCGTGGAGGCGAGCGGGCGGTGGAACGGCGTGGCGGTGATCTCCCGGGTGGGCCTGGACGACGTGGTGCACGGGCTGCCCGACGGGCCCGCGTACGAAGGCGTCCCGGAGCCGCGGGCGGTCGCCGCGACCTGCGGCCCGCTCCGCGTCTGGTCGGTGTACGTGCCCAACGGCCGCGAGGTCGACCACCCGCACTTCGCCTACAAGCTGCGCTGGTTCGAGGCGCTGCAGGCCGCGGTGGCCGGCGACGCGGCCGGGGACCGCCCGTTCGCGGTGCTCGGCGACTACAACGTGGCACCCACCGACGACGACGTCTTCGACCCCGCGGCCTTCGAGGGTCTCACCCATGTCACCCCGGCCGAGCGGGCCGCGCTGGCCGCGCTGCGCTCCACCGGCCTGACCGACGTGGTGCCGCGCCCGCTGAAGTACGACCGCCCGTACACCTACTGGGACTACCGGCAGCTGGCCTTCCCCAAGAACCGCGGGATGCGGATCGACCTCGTCTACGGCAACGCGGCCTTCGCCAAGGCGGTCTCCGACGCGTATGTGGACCGCGAGGAGCGCAAGGGCAAGGGCGGCTCCGACCACGCGCCGGTGGTGGTCGACCTCGATCTCTAGACCGGCGCCGGGCCGGATACCGGCCTCGGCCGGACGCGGGTCCGGCGGTGTCGGTGGTCGGCGGCGGCCGGGGATGCGACGCTGAGCGGTATGGACAACTCACCGGACGACTCCGGTATCCGCGAACTCCTCGGCGAGAACGAGCTGCTGCGGGCCCGCGCCGCCGACGACGCAGTGGAACTCGACGGCTCCGCAGGCTCGTTGGCGGCCCTCGACCAGCTCGTGCCCAGCTGGCGGGAGGACCCGGAAGCACTCACCGAACTCGGCAACGACGCCGGCCTCTACCTGGGCACGGTGATCGTCAACACCGTGCCCGGCGCGGCCTGGCAGATCTGGCCGGACGGCCGCCCGACCGTGCGGCTCGCCTCCGGCCGGGAGATCGACACGGTCGAACTCGGCCACTCCTGGGCCGAACACGGCAGCCCGGAACTCTCCCAGGTCCAGGCCGAGGCCGCCGAGGACTAGGACTGCCGCCCACGTCCCCGACCTCACCGGGCAGTACAGCTAGTCGCTGGGGGAGTCCTGGCTGGTGCTGACGCCCCGCACCCCTTC
Protein-coding regions in this window:
- a CDS encoding ROK family glucokinase, which codes for MSANRERVYRGGAARATVWQNVGMRDRRERRSHLTAPRVPTVGIDIGGTKVMAGVVDADGTILEKIRAETPDKSKSPKVVEDTIVELVLDLSERHDVHAVGIGAAGWVDADRSRVLFAPHLAWRDEPLRERLAERLLVPVMVDNDANTAAWAEWRFGAGRGESDLVMITLGTGIGGAILEDGHVKRGRYGVAGEFGHMQVVPGGHRCACGNRGCWEQYSSGNALVREARELAAQDSPVAYGIIDRVGGNIRDITGPMITELARQGDPMCIELFQDMGQWLGVGIANLAAALDPSCFVIGGGVSAADDLLINPARDAFRRNLTGRGYRPEARIVKAELGPEAGMVGAADLARLVARRFRRANRRRVERYERYGRVYGRQAADS
- a CDS encoding ATP-binding cassette domain-containing protein, with translation MTATDRSRRVPLVELTDVSKSYGNVLALRGVSLEVHAGEISCVLGDNGAGKSTLIKIIAGLHPHDSGRYAVEGEEVRHTSPRQALDRGIATVYQDLAVVPLMPVWRNFFLGSEPTKGRGPLRRLDTATMRGTTRQALLRMGIDLRDVDQPIGTLSGGERQCVAIARAVHFGARVLVLDEPTAALGVRQSGMVLKYVAAARDAGLGVVLITHNPHHAYLVGDRFVLLKRGTMSGSHLKRDITLDELTREMAGGSELDELTHELSRTTPDPTEEGEPRRTSTDSTDPEINA
- a CDS encoding MBL fold metallo-hydrolase translates to MKLTKKRHACVRLQKDGRTLVIDPGVFSEEDAAVGADVILVTHEHPDHFSEERLRTGLESNPAAELWTLASVAEQLSAAFPGRVHTVGHGDSFTVSGFDVQVHGELHAVIHPDIPRITNVGFLVDGSVFHPGDALTVPNHPVDTLLLPVQAPWNKISEVIDYVREVKPRRSVDVHDALLADLARPVYDLQIGSLGGAEHLRLAPDESTED
- a CDS encoding DUF6278 family protein, with the protein product MDNSPDDSGIRELLGENELLRARAADDAVELDGSAGSLAALDQLVPSWREDPEALTELGNDAGLYLGTVIVNTVPGAAWQIWPDGRPTVRLASGREIDTVELGHSWAEHGSPELSQVQAEAAED
- a CDS encoding ABC transporter permease gives rise to the protein MSVLTANDPGELDERLAPRSLTRRLLGRPELGAVVGAAAVFVFFSIVADSFLQASSLGTVLYASSTIGIMAVPVALLMIGGEFDLSAGVMVTSSALVSSMFSYQMTANVWVGVGVSLLVTLAIGAFNGVMLVRTRLPSFIITLGTFLMLTGLNLGVTKLISGTVSTKSIGDMEGFPTARDLFASHWTVGSVDLQVTILWWLGLVAVATWVLLRTRAGNWIFAAGGNAEAARAVGVPVARTKVGLYMAVAFCAWISGQHLLFSFDVVQSGEGVGNEFLYIIAAVIGGCLMTGGYGSAFGSAVGAFIFGMTSKGIVYAQWNPDWFKFFLGVMLLIATLLNAVVRLRAEANK
- the pcaDC gene encoding bifunctional 3-oxoadipate enol-lactonase/4-carboxymuconolactone decarboxylase PcaDC, which encodes MSETTDQAAPVYDTFSDGYDDRDDLLQPPLQYRFDGPDDAPVLVLGPALGSTWHMWDRQLPVLAGEWRVLRYELPGHGGAPADPAYSVDDLARRLLAVLDDEGIDSFGYAGCGLGAAIGARLALLRPDRVAALALVSAAARYATADAWRQRGVVVRANGLDRTAHATPERWFTEAFLATQPAITQWAVQMVRSTDAACYVAACEALAAFDIRDDIGGITVPTLVVAGADDSETPPADARLLVAGIPDARLAVVPATGHLAPVEEPTAVGDLLARHFRAAWADHTPAPAPFAPAPPPVAPRTPVPAAAPAGPDQYAEGMRLRRELTGDAEVDAALAGAEGFGAAFDTFATRYAWGEVWGRSGLDRRTRSVITLTALTALGQLGEIAEQTRAALRNGLAAAEIEEILLHTAVYCGLPAARAAVAAARTVVAQETGGKE
- a CDS encoding sugar ABC transporter substrate-binding protein, coding for MAKAGSGTTVRRGVTARRLLGVALAAVLAATALAGCSSTGGKRAEDRAKKLAANGSAVNTPHWTFAMVTHSGAGDSFWDIVQSGAKQAAAKDNIKFVYSSSDQANEQAQLVQAAIDSHVDGLVVTLAKPDAMKAVVARAEKAGIPVITINSGSEESAEFGAITHIGQDETIAGQAVGTELDKRGKKHALCVLHEQGNVGHEQRCAGVKDTFSGTMDKLYVNGTNMPDVQSAITAKLQSDKSIDAVVTLGAPFAATAAKSRSEAGSTAEIDTFDLNAQVATSLKDGTIGFAVDQQPYLQGYEAIDLLWLYRYNGDTLGGGKPVLTGPQIVTKDDADALLSYTKRGTR
- a CDS encoding exodeoxyribonuclease III — protein: MRIATWNVNSITARLPRLLAWLEGSGTDVLCVQETKSTAEQFPHAELRALGYEAAVEASGRWNGVAVISRVGLDDVVHGLPDGPAYEGVPEPRAVAATCGPLRVWSVYVPNGREVDHPHFAYKLRWFEALQAAVAGDAAGDRPFAVLGDYNVAPTDDDVFDPAAFEGLTHVTPAERAALAALRSTGLTDVVPRPLKYDRPYTYWDYRQLAFPKNRGMRIDLVYGNAAFAKAVSDAYVDREERKGKGGSDHAPVVVDLDL